One Niabella beijingensis DNA window includes the following coding sequences:
- a CDS encoding DEAD/DEAH box helicase produces MKFTEFGFDDRLMEGIEASNYQQATPVQEQVIPHILEGKDVLAFAQTGTGKTAAFLLPLINRLLTINETQPEGIKAIVIVPTRELAVQIAQHLDGLSYFTDVSSVAVYGGGDGNNFIQEKKALTAGADIVICTPGKMMAHIKMGYVKLDRLQCLVLDEADRMLDMGFYGDIMFIINHLPKKRQNLLFSATMPPEIKKLANTILHNPVEVSIAMSKPPEKIVQQAYMVYDEQKIPLIQHLLAAKQYKAVLIFCSSKLNVKQLTRDLRRKGIKAGEIHSDLEQEEREAVLMKYKSGRVPVLVATDILSRGIDIDHIDLIINFDVPRAGEDYVHRIGRTARAEAEGSAFTLVNQKDQRKFLAIEKLIGREVEKMPLPEQLGKQPAYNPVRSKRPGGPPKKKFYKKRGERHQ; encoded by the coding sequence GTGAAGTTTACAGAGTTTGGGTTTGACGATCGCCTGATGGAAGGCATAGAGGCCTCTAATTATCAGCAGGCCACTCCGGTACAGGAACAGGTGATTCCGCATATCCTGGAAGGAAAGGATGTACTGGCATTTGCACAGACAGGTACCGGGAAAACCGCGGCATTTTTGCTGCCCCTGATCAACCGGTTATTAACCATAAATGAAACACAGCCCGAGGGAATCAAAGCCATCGTCATTGTACCGACCAGGGAACTGGCAGTGCAGATCGCACAGCACCTGGATGGCCTTTCTTATTTTACCGACGTGAGTTCTGTTGCCGTATATGGCGGTGGCGACGGGAATAATTTTATACAGGAAAAGAAAGCACTGACAGCAGGCGCCGATATAGTGATCTGTACACCCGGTAAAATGATGGCGCATATAAAAATGGGCTATGTAAAACTGGATCGCCTGCAATGCCTGGTACTGGATGAAGCGGACCGCATGCTCGATATGGGATTCTATGGTGACATAATGTTTATCATCAATCATCTTCCCAAGAAAAGACAGAACCTGCTTTTTTCGGCAACCATGCCACCCGAAATAAAAAAACTGGCCAATACGATTTTGCATAACCCGGTTGAAGTGAGCATAGCTATGAGCAAGCCTCCGGAGAAGATCGTACAGCAGGCGTACATGGTATATGACGAACAAAAGATTCCGCTGATCCAGCACCTGCTGGCGGCAAAACAATACAAGGCCGTACTGATATTCTGCAGCAGCAAACTGAATGTAAAACAGCTGACACGCGATCTGCGCAGGAAGGGGATCAAAGCTGGAGAGATTCACAGCGACCTGGAACAGGAAGAGCGGGAAGCTGTTTTGATGAAATACAAAAGTGGTCGCGTGCCGGTTCTTGTGGCTACTGATATCCTGAGCCGCGGTATCGATATCGACCATATTGATCTGATCATCAATTTTGACGTGCCGCGCGCGGGTGAGGATTATGTACACCGTATCGGACGTACGGCACGTGCGGAAGCCGAAGGCAGTGCTTTTACGCTGGTGAATCAGAAAGACCAGCGAAAGTTCCTGGCCATTGAAAAACTGATCGGGAGGGAAGTGGAAAAGATGCCGCTGCCCGAGCAACTAGGCAAACAACCGGCATACAACCCTGTCCGCTCCAAACGCCCCGGCGGACCGCCAAAGAAAAAATTTTACAAAAAAAGAGGCGAGCGGCATCAGTAG
- a CDS encoding bactofilin family protein has product MFNKTTAVKDKKTTLDNIAINTVIDEGMLIKGNISGEGAIRIDGKVEGNIDLKEGIILGEKAEITGAVKSNIIVVHGKLYGNINCRYLYIKSTGLIDGDIEVGAFEVELGGKYNGTLKMFNQEPSENGISKSKKTAEVKV; this is encoded by the coding sequence ATGTTTAATAAAACTACAGCTGTGAAGGATAAAAAGACCACACTGGATAATATAGCCATCAATACGGTCATTGATGAAGGTATGCTGATCAAAGGAAATATTTCCGGCGAAGGGGCTATAAGGATCGATGGAAAAGTAGAAGGCAATATCGATCTGAAAGAGGGCATTATCCTTGGCGAAAAAGCCGAGATCACCGGCGCGGTAAAAAGCAATATAATTGTAGTGCACGGAAAATTATATGGCAATATCAACTGCCGTTATCTCTACATCAAAAGCACCGGGCTGATCGATGGGGATATTGAAGTAGGCGCTTTTGAAGTGGAGCTGGGTGGCAAGTACAACGGTACGCTCAAAATGTTCAACCAGGAACCTTCCGAGAACGGCATTTCAAAATCAAAGAAAACAGCGGAAGTAAAGGTCTGA
- a CDS encoding M23 family metallopeptidase, whose product MLKHKTSILFVNNAGKEKKAIQVPTVLLTAWRKWLITLVSVIVLLCVLVCFVIFKRTSHFYSAAYKNRLEQATRVQHEVNMEKVKASFRSIDQRMKQLNQLLGERGLSKLAVENAGGPEEFDLTDIEDVASVYDSGLGKMAEVIRNTPIGRPHFGDQTSGFGHRYNPFGTGSVESHSGLDFRGAVGDMVKVTADGVVAFAGTKGGYGNCIIIQHKNGFQTLYGHLSKILVKEHQPVKSGEKIGEVGSTGRSTGPHLHYEVWVNGVRTDPSRFTKL is encoded by the coding sequence ATGCTGAAGCATAAAACCTCTATACTGTTCGTTAATAATGCCGGCAAAGAAAAAAAAGCGATCCAGGTGCCTACCGTGCTGCTCACGGCCTGGCGAAAATGGCTGATCACTCTTGTATCGGTCATCGTACTGCTATGCGTTCTTGTCTGCTTTGTCATCTTCAAAAGAACAAGCCATTTTTATTCCGCAGCCTATAAGAACCGGCTGGAACAGGCTACCCGCGTACAGCATGAGGTTAATATGGAAAAGGTAAAGGCTTCTTTTAGATCCATCGATCAGCGGATGAAGCAGCTGAACCAGCTTTTGGGAGAAAGAGGTCTGTCAAAACTGGCAGTGGAAAACGCCGGCGGGCCGGAGGAGTTTGATCTGACGGATATTGAAGATGTGGCCTCGGTTTACGACAGCGGTCTGGGTAAAATGGCGGAAGTGATCCGAAACACGCCCATCGGAAGACCCCACTTCGGCGATCAGACCTCGGGCTTTGGGCATCGCTATAATCCTTTCGGAACGGGGTCCGTGGAAAGCCACAGCGGACTTGATTTCCGGGGTGCTGTGGGTGATATGGTAAAGGTTACTGCTGATGGGGTGGTTGCTTTTGCGGGAACAAAAGGTGGTTATGGAAACTGCATTATCATTCAACATAAGAACGGGTTCCAGACCCTGTACGGACATTTATCGAAGATCCTTGTAAAAGAGCATCAGCCGGTAAAATCCGGGGAAAAAATCGGAGAAGTGGGCAGCACAGGAAGAAGCACCGGTCCGCATTTACATTATGAGGTATGGGTTAACGGTGTAAGAACAGACCCCTCCCGCTTTACAAAACTATAG